Proteins found in one Candidatus Gastranaerophilales bacterium genomic segment:
- a CDS encoding ATP-binding protein, with translation MRVNQTAFFNANQSLQTKTSENRLLTKLNNQYDSFNSKTTPKQISFGIEPVTTGLGILIWELICAAAISLAICAAGVALVGGGVYAVLAISDWVDNKRKAKAEALKIQMLNDKKAKVDANNGQISSKEAEKEYINELEKVTIPANGTGQEVGLNQVIGNELLKLGLARNLLLPLLQVMDGDSSAHDMLPNGICFFGPRGTGKSFIATALAGHYVEKGGCFKELEFVKDTEKDIATMEKMFGDAQKRFEKSGKTQYTIILLDEADKNARKEGMEFHDPVRNAKLLKLVNNCKDRGVIFISTSNKLSYITPDLLRNGRADMRIPIGSVDICDFADMVNFYIKQSNKTTDELDYAVITEAFKNKKLAYKPEDINQAVTMATRNIRKGYLSTEKLLKSIQAQDIIFDEAVQKQFDDEKIMARKFGGLNTNARYSDEDVVNQEG, from the coding sequence ATGAGAGTTAACCAGACCGCATTTTTTAATGCTAATCAAAGTTTGCAAACAAAAACTTCCGAAAACAGATTATTAACTAAGTTAAATAATCAATACGATTCTTTTAATTCAAAAACAACGCCAAAACAGATTTCTTTTGGGATTGAACCCGTTACTACAGGGCTGGGAATACTGATATGGGAGCTGATTTGTGCTGCAGCGATTTCACTTGCTATCTGTGCAGCAGGTGTGGCTTTGGTAGGCGGCGGTGTATACGCTGTGCTTGCAATCAGTGACTGGGTTGATAATAAAAGAAAAGCCAAGGCAGAAGCGCTAAAAATACAAATGCTGAATGATAAAAAAGCCAAAGTTGATGCTAATAACGGTCAAATTTCTTCTAAAGAAGCGGAAAAAGAATACATAAACGAACTGGAAAAAGTTACAATTCCTGCCAACGGCACAGGTCAAGAAGTAGGTTTAAACCAAGTTATAGGCAACGAGCTTTTAAAATTAGGCTTGGCAAGAAATCTGTTGTTACCGCTGTTGCAGGTAATGGACGGTGATTCAAGCGCGCATGATATGCTGCCTAACGGAATATGTTTCTTTGGTCCGAGAGGAACAGGCAAAAGCTTTATTGCTACAGCCCTGGCTGGACATTATGTAGAAAAAGGCGGTTGTTTTAAAGAACTAGAGTTTGTTAAAGATACCGAAAAAGATATAGCAACAATGGAAAAAATGTTTGGCGATGCGCAAAAAAGGTTTGAAAAATCAGGTAAAACACAATACACTATAATCCTTTTAGATGAAGCAGATAAAAATGCCAGAAAAGAAGGTATGGAATTTCATGACCCCGTGAGAAACGCAAAATTATTGAAACTTGTGAATAATTGCAAAGACAGGGGAGTAATATTTATCTCTACATCAAACAAGTTGTCATATATTACCCCTGATTTATTGCGCAACGGCAGGGCTGATATGCGTATCCCCATAGGTTCGGTTGATATTTGCGATTTTGCCGATATGGTTAATTTTTATATAAAACAATCAAATAAAACAACTGATGAACTAGATTATGCAGTTATAACAGAAGCATTTAAAAATAAAAAATTAGCCTATAAACCGGAAGATATTAATCAAGCTGTTACAATGGCAACTAGAAATATCAGAAAAGGATATTTAAGTACGGAAAAATTGCTAAAATCAATTCAGGCTCAGGATATTATATTTGATGAAGCGGTGCAAAAACAGTTTGATGACGAGAAAATAATGGCAAGAAAATTTGGCGGTCTTAATACAAATGCAAGATACTCAGATGAAGACGTTGTTAACCAAGAGGGCTAG